A genomic region of Bacteroidales bacterium contains the following coding sequences:
- a CDS encoding PhzF family phenazine biosynthesis protein, protein MFLPFYQVDAFTDRLFGGNPAGVCPLDQWLADEVMQKIAIENNLSETAFFVKEDDGFHIRWFTPKVEVNLCGHATLASAHVIFHHLGYSDEMISFQSRSGILNVTKESDLLILDFPANKPQRTALPNDFVQSLNITPIQCYRGKEDYLLLYKSQQEIEALVPDFRRLEKIDVRAVIVTAPGDKVDFVSRFFAPRVGVDEDPVTGSAHTVLIPFWAEKLGKTEMKALQLSRRGGSLFCRLRGDRVDIGGNAVTFLKGEIFL, encoded by the coding sequence ATGTTCCTTCCTTTCTACCAGGTTGATGCCTTTACTGACCGGCTATTTGGTGGCAATCCGGCCGGGGTTTGTCCGTTGGACCAATGGCTCGCGGATGAGGTAATGCAGAAAATAGCCATAGAAAACAATCTCTCGGAAACCGCCTTTTTCGTCAAAGAAGACGATGGTTTCCATATCCGGTGGTTCACCCCGAAAGTTGAAGTGAACCTGTGCGGGCATGCTACACTGGCATCGGCACATGTGATTTTCCATCATCTTGGATACAGTGATGAGATGATTTCTTTTCAGTCGAGGAGCGGGATACTCAATGTAACCAAAGAAAGCGACCTGCTCATCCTCGATTTCCCTGCCAATAAACCCCAACGTACAGCCCTGCCAAATGATTTCGTGCAATCGCTTAATATTACGCCCATTCAGTGCTACCGCGGAAAGGAAGACTATCTTCTTCTCTATAAATCACAACAGGAAATCGAAGCTCTGGTACCTGATTTCCGACGGCTGGAAAAGATTGATGTGCGGGCTGTGATTGTCACTGCACCTGGTGACAAAGTAGATTTCGTTTCCCGCTTTTTTGCCCCGCGGGTCGGGGTAGATGAAGATCCTGTGACTGGCTCGGCCCATACCGTTTTGATCCCATTCTGGGCCGAGAAACTCGGAAAAACCGAGATGAAGGCTTTACAACTTTCACGCCGCGGCGGAAGCCTGTTTTGCCGCCTTCGTGGCGACCGGGTGGATATAGGCGGGAATGCGGTGACGTTTCTGAAGGGGGAAATCTTTCTTTAG
- a CDS encoding SDR family NAD(P)-dependent oxidoreductase: protein MNRRKLALVTGATGAIGKAIARQLVETGDFRVIMVVKDEEKALKVMEEIRRQTGSDDIRYVITDLSRKVEILELASRIQEPVHVLVNNAAATPRKRTETPEGIEVQFATNVLGYYWMIEAFTPQLKSGAPSRVVNVASYWAGGLDMTDLEFKRRQYDNDEAYRQSKQANRMLTVAFAGRLNSFNISVNVCHPGDVNSALSNSMGFGGHETPDQGADTPVWLATSPDIERVSGQYFEHRKQHSCTFSRNLRDVERLFEICRAY from the coding sequence ATGAATAGAAGGAAACTTGCCCTGGTTACAGGTGCCACTGGTGCCATCGGAAAGGCCATTGCCCGTCAGCTTGTTGAGACGGGAGATTTCAGGGTTATCATGGTCGTGAAAGATGAAGAAAAAGCATTGAAGGTGATGGAAGAAATCCGTCGGCAAACCGGTTCGGATGATATCCGGTATGTCATTACCGATTTATCACGTAAGGTGGAAATCTTAGAACTGGCTTCAAGGATTCAGGAGCCGGTCCATGTCCTGGTCAACAACGCTGCTGCTACTCCCCGGAAACGGACGGAAACCCCTGAAGGCATTGAGGTACAGTTTGCGACTAATGTGCTGGGCTATTATTGGATGATTGAAGCTTTCACGCCTCAGTTAAAATCCGGCGCCCCGTCGAGGGTGGTGAATGTGGCCAGCTATTGGGCAGGCGGGTTGGATATGACTGACCTTGAATTCAAACGCCGGCAATATGACAATGATGAAGCCTATCGCCAGTCGAAGCAGGCAAACCGGATGTTGACCGTAGCTTTTGCAGGCAGGCTTAACTCCTTTAATATATCTGTTAATGTATGCCATCCCGGAGATGTGAACTCAGCCCTGAGCAATTCGATGGGCTTTGGCGGCCATGAGACACCCGATCAGGGAGCAGATACCCCCGTCTGGCTTGCCACGAGCCCGGATATTGAACGGGTCAGCGGTCAGTACTTTGAGCACAGGAAGCAACATAGCTGCACTTTCAGCAGAAACCTACGAGATGTGGAGCGATTGTTTGAGATTTGCCGGGCATACTAA
- the cas6 gene encoding CRISPR-associated endoribonuclease Cas6: protein MRLRLHIELEHNDRGIIPVNYQYAVSSWIYSRLAVADPEFSSWLHEQGYRDGFRSFKLFTFSNIQIQGKLFDDDRLILAEKNGFLEISFLVEEAMGIFISGLFNDAAFRIGDAKSSACFVVRSVECLKNPDFLEMMNYKTLSPIVVSRFDEARGQPAYLSPDQPGYGELFFNNLIHKFSVAKGAQNTIDDDLMPQMGNFRLLSEPHSRLITIKAGQAKESKIRGFMFDFSLTAPVSLHRTGYFAGFGEKNSMGFGCVGEKNNIS, encoded by the coding sequence ATGCGGCTTAGATTACATATTGAGCTTGAACACAACGACCGCGGAATCATCCCGGTGAATTACCAGTATGCGGTTTCGTCGTGGATTTATTCAAGGTTGGCGGTTGCCGATCCTGAATTTTCGTCATGGCTGCATGAGCAGGGATACAGGGATGGGTTCAGGAGTTTCAAGCTCTTTACTTTTTCAAATATTCAGATCCAAGGGAAATTATTTGATGATGACAGGTTAATATTAGCAGAAAAGAATGGTTTCCTGGAGATCAGTTTCCTGGTTGAAGAAGCGATGGGTATTTTTATCAGCGGGCTATTCAATGATGCCGCTTTCAGGATCGGAGACGCCAAGAGCAGTGCGTGCTTTGTGGTACGATCAGTGGAATGTCTCAAAAACCCTGATTTCTTAGAGATGATGAATTACAAGACGCTATCCCCGATCGTGGTAAGCCGTTTTGATGAGGCCAGGGGACAACCGGCTTATCTTTCACCCGATCAGCCTGGCTATGGAGAGTTGTTTTTTAATAATCTTATCCATAAGTTCTCGGTTGCCAAGGGTGCCCAAAACACTATTGACGATGATTTAATGCCCCAAATGGGTAACTTCCGGTTATTATCGGAACCCCATTCAAGGCTGATCACCATCAAGGCCGGGCAAGCCAAAGAATCCAAAATCCGTGGATTTATGTTTGATTTCTCTCTGACAGCGCCTGTTTCTCTTCACCGTACCGGTTATTTTGCCGGATTCGGCGAAAAGAACAGCATGGGGTTTGGGTGCGTGGGGGAGAAAAATAATATATCTTAA
- a CDS encoding DUF4301 family protein, translating into MFSNKDLKQIAARGIFMKTIEQQVNDFKHGFPFIRLQAPATKENGIRTFNEKEIHELITNFDRTAKDMKLVKFVPASGAATRMFKHLFEFQEQVDKHKADDSVLADTDFNSAGYFFRNLNKFAFYDDLKRIMSRAGVSIDDCFKKKDFNTILDFVMTEKGLIYGNLPKGLIKFHHYGTFSRTATGEHLVEGAHYCANRSKHITVHFTVSPEHLSNFRDMIAYVQPYYESMFGVLYEISFSVQKPSTDTLAVDLNNEPFREKDGSLVFRPGGHGALIENLNDLDFDIVFIKNIDNVVPDRLKAETHRYKKLLGGLLIQLQSKSFNLLRALDKKPPSEENIKEATQFCEQQINISFPSDFNRWEESRRVKFLQNILNKPIRICGMVKNEGEPGGGPFWVKNKQGEISLQIVESSQIDLKNAEQKKIFGSSTHFNPVDLVCSLKNYKGEKFDLHQFIDHNTGFISIKSKDGKQLKALELPGLWNGAMADWITVFIEVPIITFNPVKTVNDLLREQHQN; encoded by the coding sequence ATGTTTAGCAATAAAGATTTGAAGCAGATCGCAGCACGGGGTATTTTCATGAAAACCATTGAACAGCAGGTCAATGATTTTAAACATGGCTTTCCTTTTATCAGGCTCCAGGCTCCGGCAACAAAAGAAAATGGCATCCGTACCTTTAATGAAAAGGAAATTCATGAACTCATCACTAATTTCGATCGTACCGCAAAAGATATGAAACTGGTCAAGTTCGTTCCTGCTTCCGGTGCGGCAACCAGGATGTTTAAACATCTTTTTGAGTTCCAGGAGCAGGTTGATAAGCATAAAGCTGATGACAGCGTGTTGGCAGATACGGATTTCAACAGCGCCGGATATTTCTTCAGGAATCTGAATAAATTCGCTTTTTATGATGACCTGAAAAGGATCATGTCGCGGGCTGGTGTCAGCATTGACGATTGTTTTAAGAAGAAAGATTTTAATACCATCCTTGATTTTGTCATGACCGAAAAAGGGCTCATTTACGGCAACCTGCCGAAAGGCCTCATTAAATTTCATCATTACGGGACATTTTCGCGCACGGCAACGGGAGAACACCTGGTTGAAGGGGCGCATTACTGTGCCAACCGGTCCAAGCATATCACAGTCCACTTTACGGTATCGCCGGAACACCTTTCTAATTTCAGGGACATGATTGCTTACGTGCAGCCTTATTATGAAAGCATGTTCGGCGTTTTATACGAAATCAGTTTTTCAGTACAAAAACCTTCCACAGATACGCTGGCGGTTGATTTGAACAATGAGCCATTCCGCGAGAAGGACGGATCGCTGGTATTTCGTCCGGGTGGTCATGGCGCCCTAATCGAAAACCTGAATGACCTGGATTTTGATATCGTCTTCATAAAGAATATAGATAACGTGGTACCTGACCGTTTGAAAGCAGAGACTCACCGTTATAAGAAACTGCTTGGCGGCCTGCTCATCCAGTTGCAGAGCAAATCCTTTAATTTACTCCGGGCCCTCGATAAAAAACCTCCATCAGAAGAGAACATAAAAGAAGCCACCCAATTCTGCGAACAACAGATAAACATCTCATTTCCTTCCGATTTCAATCGTTGGGAAGAGAGCAGGAGAGTGAAATTCCTGCAAAATATCCTCAACAAGCCGATCAGGATATGCGGAATGGTTAAAAATGAAGGTGAACCCGGCGGGGGTCCGTTCTGGGTGAAAAACAAACAGGGAGAAATATCTTTACAGATTGTAGAATCTTCGCAGATCGATCTGAAAAATGCAGAGCAAAAAAAGATTTTCGGGTCATCTACCCATTTTAACCCGGTAGACCTGGTCTGTAGCCTTAAAAATTACAAAGGCGAAAAGTTTGATCTTCACCAGTTTATCGATCACAACACGGGTTTTATCTCCATTAAATCGAAAGATGGAAAGCAATTAAAGGCCCTTGAATTACCCGGGCTCTGGAACGGTGCCATGGCCGACTGGATCACTGTATTTATCGAAGTGCCTATCATCACGTTTAATCCTGTTAAAACAGTTAACGACCTTTTGAGGGAGCAACACCAGAATTAG
- a CDS encoding gliding motility-associated C-terminal domain-containing protein: MSDSLGNLLFYSDGDRVWNKNGEIMDNGENILPGGSWDQSAISFPRPGSADQYYLFTVSDWISPKGFYYSIIDMSLNGGLGAVTNVKNIELEAAFWAHDHQNVTKSRSGDAYWVVTRLYHDDRYASFLVDEQGVHTDPVISSTGIYREFLYDDGGNIKISPDKKYLVNGHRAGTIGIEEKYLKSFEVCTFNDETGEIEYLYMINRKNIWGSYEPAYCCEFSPDSKYLYLTFEESDSGYLYQYDMQYIQDSTAFVNSAIEISNQSGVNIQLSNDGKIYTSLPTHNFPNYQYYIGVINKPWERGLNCDFDPNGIYLLGRVCEWGLPNILLDYLYRFEWEADNYCQGTPVQFLPNFVPTPDSIEWNFDEFGPGNISYELSPTYTFQFPGTHEVKVDIWYPTGRYEHTSREIEIYPVPHPDLGPDLTICEGNTVTLNANCEADLYSWSTGQFGSPTITVSDSGTYWVRASFNETGCSDSDTVHVGFYPPIQINESALVVTPTTCNGATGSITGLAIEGTEPMQYQWEDLSGNNFGTDIDVFNLSAGQYVLTVTDANGCETASSVYTIEDAGNLQVTQVQTISPHCFRPDGQLIISAFSPSGSSLEYSVDDGASYASDSIFTDLPAGTYIVRIRDINGCDGFYIGNPVILSDIPGPQVQPPVVTDETDFLGNGSIEIVVTGSTTQIFYSINNGSNWQTNNGTFNNLQAGSYICVVKDENDCDTTFVIEIQNIILTYLHAVTGEGGHCLDNTALVAVNVDNFTSVADFHLKLGYNADNLQCEGFTNVHPQLVDSLTGWVDQAAGEINLAWNSLSPVTFALPETILDLVFTTKNPGQGDLSWYIEPSVSYFTNASGNPIPAEFSTGEVIVYEPPEIILSASKTVCEGQMFSLMSIASGNQPPISYRWTYPSGDTSDIDPFIFNVTSSDAGFYTLLATDIVGCTDQKSIQLIVSENPVATFHGTDTLEMNPGEVLDAGSGLSSYLWNTGDTTESIVINSEGKFKVEMESSVGCTGSDSVYIKLTSEEIPETNLFIPNAFTPDGNGINDTFSVSHFSLSLEHFTMSIFDRWGGLIFESNDILVGWDGKKNGNPCPGGVYVYKIIFTVDGIPGNQERVGTVALVK, translated from the coding sequence ATGAGTGATTCGCTTGGAAATTTATTGTTCTATTCCGATGGCGACAGAGTTTGGAACAAGAATGGAGAAATTATGGACAATGGCGAAAACATCCTTCCAGGTGGGAGTTGGGATCAATCTGCCATTAGTTTTCCCAGGCCTGGTTCTGCCGATCAGTATTATTTGTTTACCGTTTCCGATTGGATATCTCCTAAAGGATTTTATTATTCAATTATTGATATGTCATTGAACGGAGGACTTGGAGCAGTGACTAATGTTAAAAATATTGAATTGGAAGCGGCATTCTGGGCACATGACCATCAAAATGTCACGAAAAGCCGATCGGGTGATGCATATTGGGTTGTCACACGCCTTTATCATGATGACAGATATGCAAGTTTCCTGGTTGATGAACAAGGAGTTCATACTGATCCTGTCATTAGTTCAACCGGTATTTACCGGGAATTCTTATATGACGATGGCGGTAATATCAAAATATCACCAGATAAAAAGTATTTAGTTAATGGTCACAGAGCAGGAACCATTGGTATCGAAGAAAAATACTTAAAATCATTTGAAGTATGTACCTTTAATGATGAAACAGGGGAAATTGAATATCTGTACATGATCAACAGGAAAAATATCTGGGGGTCTTATGAACCAGCTTATTGTTGTGAATTTTCACCTGACTCTAAATATTTGTATCTCACCTTTGAAGAATCCGATTCGGGTTATTTATATCAATATGATATGCAATACATTCAAGATTCAACCGCTTTCGTAAATTCTGCAATTGAGATTTCAAACCAGAGTGGAGTAAATATTCAACTTTCAAACGATGGGAAAATTTATACTTCTCTCCCAACGCATAATTTCCCCAATTATCAATATTATATTGGTGTAATTAACAAACCGTGGGAAAGAGGTCTGAATTGCGATTTCGATCCAAATGGAATATATTTATTGGGACGAGTTTGTGAGTGGGGTTTGCCAAATATCCTTCTCGATTACCTCTACCGTTTCGAATGGGAAGCTGACAATTACTGCCAGGGTACACCGGTTCAATTCCTTCCTAATTTTGTCCCGACTCCCGACAGCATAGAATGGAATTTCGATGAATTTGGCCCGGGAAATATCTCCTATGAGCTTTCGCCAACCTATACATTCCAATTTCCGGGAACTCACGAGGTAAAAGTCGATATCTGGTATCCTACAGGTAGATATGAACATACTTCGAGAGAGATAGAAATTTATCCTGTTCCTCATCCGGATTTAGGGCCTGACCTGACGATATGTGAGGGCAATACCGTTACACTTAATGCGAATTGCGAGGCAGATCTCTATTCCTGGTCCACCGGCCAGTTCGGAAGCCCAACAATTACGGTTTCAGATTCAGGCACCTATTGGGTCAGGGCTTCTTTCAACGAAACTGGCTGCAGTGATAGCGATACGGTTCATGTCGGTTTTTATCCTCCAATCCAGATCAATGAATCAGCACTTGTAGTGACTCCAACTACCTGCAATGGAGCAACTGGTTCGATCACCGGGCTTGCCATTGAAGGGACGGAACCAATGCAATACCAATGGGAAGACCTTTCTGGCAACAATTTCGGAACAGACATTGATGTATTCAACCTTTCCGCGGGGCAATATGTCCTTACAGTCACAGATGCCAACGGCTGTGAAACGGCTTCTTCAGTTTATACCATCGAAGATGCCGGAAACTTACAGGTTACGCAGGTTCAAACCATTTCACCTCATTGTTTCAGGCCTGATGGACAACTGATTATTTCTGCATTTTCACCTTCCGGTTCAAGTTTGGAATATTCGGTTGATGATGGGGCAAGCTATGCATCTGACAGCATTTTTACTGATTTACCGGCAGGAACCTATATCGTTCGCATCCGTGATATTAACGGCTGTGATGGATTTTATATCGGTAATCCGGTAATCCTGTCAGATATTCCTGGCCCGCAGGTTCAGCCGCCAGTTGTAACAGACGAGACGGATTTTTTAGGAAACGGTTCGATTGAGATAGTTGTAACTGGTTCCACCACGCAAATATTTTATTCAATCAACAACGGAAGCAACTGGCAAACCAACAACGGGACATTTAATAATCTTCAAGCCGGAAGCTACATTTGTGTTGTCAAAGACGAAAACGACTGCGATACAACCTTCGTGATCGAAATTCAGAACATCATCCTTACCTACCTTCATGCTGTAACCGGCGAGGGAGGGCATTGTTTGGACAATACAGCGCTGGTGGCGGTGAATGTGGATAATTTCACCTCGGTAGCCGATTTTCACCTGAAGCTTGGCTACAACGCCGATAACCTGCAATGCGAAGGCTTTACTAATGTACATCCCCAACTCGTCGACAGCCTCACTGGCTGGGTTGACCAGGCAGCCGGGGAGATCAACCTGGCGTGGAATTCTCTTTCTCCGGTTACCTTTGCCCTGCCGGAAACCATCCTGGACTTAGTGTTTACAACCAAGAATCCCGGCCAGGGTGATTTGTCATGGTATATTGAGCCGTCTGTCAGCTATTTTACCAATGCAAGCGGCAATCCTATCCCGGCCGAGTTCAGCACCGGGGAAGTGATAGTTTACGAGCCGCCCGAAATCATTTTATCAGCCTCTAAAACAGTCTGCGAAGGACAGATGTTCAGCCTCATGAGCATTGCGTCCGGCAATCAACCCCCAATAAGTTACCGCTGGACTTATCCATCGGGTGACACCTCCGACATCGATCCGTTCATTTTCAATGTAACCTCTTCGGATGCCGGCTTTTACACCCTTCTGGCTACTGACATTGTCGGCTGCACTGACCAGAAAAGTATACAACTGATTGTAAGCGAAAACCCGGTTGCAACCTTTCATGGCACCGATACACTGGAAATGAATCCCGGCGAAGTCCTGGATGCCGGTTCCGGTCTTTCTTCCTACCTCTGGAACACTGGTGATACCACGGAAAGCATCGTCATCAATTCAGAAGGAAAGTTCAAGGTTGAGATGGAGTCTTCGGTAGGGTGTACTGGATCAGATTCCGTTTATATCAAACTTACTTCTGAAGAAATACCAGAAACCAATTTGTTCATCCCTAATGCCTTTACGCCAGATGGAAATGGAATCAATGATACTTTCAGTGTATCTCATTTTTCATTGAGCCTAGAACATTTCACAATGAGCATTTTTGATCGTTGGGGAGGACTTATCTTTGAATCAAATGACATCCTGGTTGGCTGGGATGGAAAAAAGAACGGAAATCCCTGCCCGGGAGGTGTCTATGTGTATAAGATTATTTTCACGGTGGATGGTATTCCTGGAAACCAAGAAAGAGTAGGGACGGTGGCGCTGGTGAAATAA
- the pepE gene encoding dipeptidase PepE, with the protein MKRLLLISNSTNAGEPYLGWPRPYISAFLDGTGVSDILFIPYAGVNLASESVERSYDLYEQRVQAVFKELGYGIYSIHREKDPVEAVRKARVIAVGGGNTFHLVYMLHLLNLVKVIRERVLEGMHFMGWSAGANVACPTLCTTNDMPIIQPASFDTFNLVPFQINPHYLDANPEGHGGETRQQRIEEFLAVNRSVTVVGLREATLLQVEGEQIELKGSRPMRIFRYGQEPIESFKF; encoded by the coding sequence ATGAAACGACTCCTGCTGATCAGCAATTCCACCAACGCAGGCGAACCCTATTTAGGGTGGCCAAGGCCATATATCAGCGCATTCCTTGATGGTACAGGTGTGAGCGATATTTTATTCATTCCATATGCCGGGGTAAACCTGGCTTCTGAAAGTGTAGAGCGGTCATATGATCTTTATGAGCAACGGGTACAGGCCGTTTTTAAAGAACTTGGTTATGGAATCTATTCCATCCACCGGGAAAAAGACCCCGTTGAAGCGGTCAGGAAGGCCCGGGTTATTGCTGTAGGTGGTGGAAATACCTTTCACCTGGTCTATATGTTGCACCTGCTCAATCTTGTTAAAGTCATAAGGGAACGTGTGCTGGAAGGGATGCATTTTATGGGCTGGAGTGCGGGTGCTAACGTCGCATGCCCCACTTTATGCACTACCAATGATATGCCAATTATCCAGCCTGCAAGTTTTGATACTTTCAACCTGGTACCTTTTCAGATCAACCCGCATTACCTGGATGCCAATCCCGAGGGCCATGGCGGAGAAACCCGGCAGCAGCGGATCGAAGAGTTCCTGGCAGTGAATAGAAGCGTTACCGTAGTTGGGTTGAGGGAAGCTACCCTTTTACAGGTCGAAGGAGAGCAGATCGAGTTGAAAGGTTCCCGCCCGATGCGGATATTCCGGTATGGACAAGAACCTATCGAAAGTTTTAAGTTTTGA